One genomic window of Canis aureus isolate CA01 chromosome 15, VMU_Caureus_v.1.0, whole genome shotgun sequence includes the following:
- the AP3M2 gene encoding AP-3 complex subunit mu-2 isoform X1, with protein MIHSLFLINSSGDIFLEKHWKSVVSRSVCDYFFEAQERATEAENVPPVIPTPHHYLLSVYRHKIFFVAVIQTEVPPLFVIEFLHRVVDTFQDYFGVCSEPVIKDNVVVVYEVLEEMLDNGFPLATESNILKELIKPPTILRTVVNTITGSTNVGDQLPTGQLSVVPWRRTGVKYTNNEAYFDVIEEIDAIIDKSGSTITAEIQGVIDACVKLTGMPDLTLSFMNPRLLDDVSFHPCVRFKRWESERILSFIPPDGNFRLLSYHVSAQNLVAIPVYVKHNISFRDSSSLGRFEITVGPKQTMGKTIEGVIVTSQMPKGVLNMSLTPSQGTHTFDPVTKMLSWDVGKINPQKLPSLKGTMSLQAGASKPDENPTINLHFKIQQLAISGLKVNRLDMYGEKYKPFKGIKYMTKAGKFQVRT; from the exons ATGATTCATAGCCTTTTCTTGATCAACTCCTCTGGAGATATATTCCTGGAAAAACATTGGAAAAGTGTGGTCAGCCGATCTGTTTGTGACTACTTTTTTGAGGCGCAAGAGAGAGCTACTGAGGCAGAAAACGTACCTCCAGTTATCCCTACCCCTCACCACTATCTCCTAAGTGTTTACCGTCACAAGATCTTTTTTGTGGCTGTGATCCAGACAGAGGTCCCTcctctttttgttattgagttccTTCACCGAGTAGTGGACACATTTCAG GATTATTTTGGAGTCTGTTCAGAGCCAGTGATCAAAGATAATGTGGTTGTGGTTTATGAGGTACTGGAAGAGATGCTTGACAATGGGTTTCCATTGGCTACCGAATCAAACATCCTCAAAGAACTGATCAAGCCTCCCACTATCCTTCGAACAGTGGTCAACACAATAACAG GAAGCACCAATGTGGGTGACCAGCTTCCTACTGGACAGCTCTCAGTGGTGCCCTGGCGACGGACTGGGGTAAAGTACACCAACAATGAGGCCTATTTTGATGTGATCGAAGAGATTGATGCCATCATTGATAAATCAG GTTCCACAATTACTGCCGAGATCCAGGGGGTCATTGATGCCTGTGTCAAGCTGACTGGAATGCCAGACCTTACACTTTCCTTCATG AATCCTCGGCTGTTGGATGATGTCAGCTTCCATCCTTGTGTTCGTTTCAAGCGCTGGGAATCTGAGCGTATCCTCTCCTTCATCCCTCCTGATGGAAACTTCCGCCTGCTCTCTTACCATGTCAGTGCACAGAA CCTGGTGGCAATTCCAGTGTACGTTAAACATAACATCAGTTTCCGGGACAGTAGCTCACTTGGACGCTTTGAAATAACAGTAGGACCGAAGCAGACTATGGGAAAGACCATAGAGGGAGTGATCGTCACCAGCCAGATGCCCAAAGGAGTCCTAAATATGAGCCTCACACCATCTCAGGGGACACACACATTTGACCCAGTTACCAAG atgCTGTCATGGGATGTAGGAAAAATAAATCCCCAAAAGCTGCCAAGTTTGAAGGGGACCATGAGTCTTCAGGCTGGAGCTTCCAAACCTGATGAGAACCCCACAATTAACCTGCACTTTAAGATACAGCAGCTGGCCATTTCCG GACTCAAGGTGAATCGTCTGGATATGTATGGAGAAAAGTACAAACCCTTTAAGGGCATAAAATACATGACAAAAGCTGGAAAGTTCCAAGTTCGAACCTGA
- the AP3M2 gene encoding AP-3 complex subunit mu-2 isoform X2 has product MIHSLFLINSSGDIFLEKHWKSVVSRSVCDYFFEAQERATEAENVPPVIPTPHHYLLSVYRHKIFFVAVIQTEVPPLFVIEFLHRVVDTFQDYFGVCSEPVIKDNVVVVYEVLEEMLDNGFPLATESNILKELIKPPTILRTVVNTITGSTNVGDQLPTGQLSVVPWRRTGVKYTNNEAYFDVIEEIDAIIDKSGSTITAEIQGVIDACVKLTGMPDLTLSFMNPRLLDDVSFHPCVRFKRWESERILSFIPPDGNFRLLSYHVSAQNLVAIPVYVKHNISFRDSSSLGRFEITVGPKQTMGKTIEGVIVTSQMPKGVLNMSLTPSQGTHTFDPVTKMLSWDVGKINPQKLPSLKGTMSLQAGASKPDENPTINLHFKIQQLAISECQLKKSLTGIPGWLSSLVPAFGPGRDPGDLGSSPTSGSLHGACFSLCSCLHLSLSLSLSLSHE; this is encoded by the exons ATGATTCATAGCCTTTTCTTGATCAACTCCTCTGGAGATATATTCCTGGAAAAACATTGGAAAAGTGTGGTCAGCCGATCTGTTTGTGACTACTTTTTTGAGGCGCAAGAGAGAGCTACTGAGGCAGAAAACGTACCTCCAGTTATCCCTACCCCTCACCACTATCTCCTAAGTGTTTACCGTCACAAGATCTTTTTTGTGGCTGTGATCCAGACAGAGGTCCCTcctctttttgttattgagttccTTCACCGAGTAGTGGACACATTTCAG GATTATTTTGGAGTCTGTTCAGAGCCAGTGATCAAAGATAATGTGGTTGTGGTTTATGAGGTACTGGAAGAGATGCTTGACAATGGGTTTCCATTGGCTACCGAATCAAACATCCTCAAAGAACTGATCAAGCCTCCCACTATCCTTCGAACAGTGGTCAACACAATAACAG GAAGCACCAATGTGGGTGACCAGCTTCCTACTGGACAGCTCTCAGTGGTGCCCTGGCGACGGACTGGGGTAAAGTACACCAACAATGAGGCCTATTTTGATGTGATCGAAGAGATTGATGCCATCATTGATAAATCAG GTTCCACAATTACTGCCGAGATCCAGGGGGTCATTGATGCCTGTGTCAAGCTGACTGGAATGCCAGACCTTACACTTTCCTTCATG AATCCTCGGCTGTTGGATGATGTCAGCTTCCATCCTTGTGTTCGTTTCAAGCGCTGGGAATCTGAGCGTATCCTCTCCTTCATCCCTCCTGATGGAAACTTCCGCCTGCTCTCTTACCATGTCAGTGCACAGAA CCTGGTGGCAATTCCAGTGTACGTTAAACATAACATCAGTTTCCGGGACAGTAGCTCACTTGGACGCTTTGAAATAACAGTAGGACCGAAGCAGACTATGGGAAAGACCATAGAGGGAGTGATCGTCACCAGCCAGATGCCCAAAGGAGTCCTAAATATGAGCCTCACACCATCTCAGGGGACACACACATTTGACCCAGTTACCAAG atgCTGTCATGGGATGTAGGAAAAATAAATCCCCAAAAGCTGCCAAGTTTGAAGGGGACCATGAGTCTTCAGGCTGGAGCTTCCAAACCTGATGAGAACCCCACAATTAACCTGCACTTTAAGATACAGCAGCTGGCCATTTCCG AATGCCAACTTAAGAAATCtttaactgggatccctgggtggctcagcagtttggtgcctgccttcggcccagggcgtgatcctggagacctgggatcgagtcccacgtcaggctccctgcatggagcctgcttctccctctgctcgtgtctccacctctctctctctctctctctctctctctctcatgaataa
- the PLAT gene encoding tissue-type plasminogen activator → MMNTMRRELVCMLLLCGAALTLPSQEIHIRFRRGARSYRGSCRDEKTQTQYGPSESWLRPGLRGNRVEYCRCAGGRPQCHSVPVRGCSEPRCFNGGTCRQALYFADFVCQCPEGFLGKRCEIDAGATCYKDQGISYRGTWSTAESGAECANWNSSALALKPYSARRPHAVRLGLGSHNYCRNPDGDLRPWCYVFKAGKYSTEFCSTPACPKEKNEDCYFGKGLAYRGTYSFTTSGTPCLPWNSRVLAGKFYTTWKTNAQALGLGNHNYCRNPDGDAKPWCHVLKDRKLTWEYCDVPQCSTCGLRHYKQPQFRIKGGLYADITSHPWQAAIFVKNRRSPGERFFCGGILISSCWVLSAAHCFQERYPPHQLKVVLGRTYREVPGEKEQKFEVEKYITHKEFDDDTYNNDIALLKLQSDSLHCAQESDAVRTACLPEADLQLPDWTECELSGYGKHEASSPFYSERLKEAHVRLYPSSRCTSRHLFNKTITNNMLCAGDTRSGGNQANLHDACQGDSGGPLVCMKDNRMTLVGIISWGIGCGQKDVPGIYTKVTNYLDWIQDNMQL, encoded by the exons ATGATGAATACAATGAGGAGAGAGCTAGTGTGCATGCTGCTGCTTTGTGGAGCAGCCCTCACCTTGCCCAGCCAG GAGATCCACATACGATTCAGAAGAGGAGCCAGATCTTACAGAG GGAGCTGCAGAGACGAGAAGACCCAGACGCAGTACGGGCCGAGCGAGTCGTGGCTGCGGCCGGGCCTGCGGGGCAACCGCGTGGAGTACTGCCGGTGCGCGGGCGGCCGCCCGCAGTGCCACTCGGTGCCCGTCAGAG GTTGCAGCGAGCCGAGGTGCTTTAACGGCGGGACGTGCCGGCAGGCCCTGTATTTCGCGGATTTCGTGTGCCAGTGTCCGGAGGGGTTCCTGGGGAAACGCTGTGAAATAG ATGCCGGTGCCACCTGCTACAAGGACCAGGGCATCAGCTACAGGGGCACGTGGAGCACGGCAGAGAGCGGGGCCGAGTGTGCCAACTGGAACAGCAGCGCGCTGGCCCTGAAGCCCTACAGTGCGCGGAGGCCCCACGCCGTCCGGCTGGGCCTCGGGAGCCACAATTACTGCAG AAACCCTGATGGAGACTTACGGCCCTGGTGCTACGTGTTCAAGGCAGGGAAGTACAGCACTGAGTTCTGCAGCACGCCGGCCTGCCCCAAGG aaaaaaatgaggaCTGCTACTTTGGAAAAGGGTTAGCATACCGTGGCACCTACAGCTTCACTACATCTGGTACCCCCTGCCTCCCGTGGAATTCCAGGGTCCTCGCAGGCAAGTTCTACACAACATGGAAGACCAATGCCCAGGCACTGGGCCTGGGCAACCACAATTACTGTCG GAACCCAGATGGGGATGCCAAGCCATGGTGCCACGTGCTGAAGGACCGCAAGTTGACATGGGAATACTGTGACGTGCCCCAGTGCT ccacctGTGGCCTGAGACACTACAAGCAGCCACAGTTTCGCATTAAAGGAGGGCTCTACGCAGACATCACCTCTCACCCGTGGCAGGCTGCCATCTTTGTCAAGAACAGGAGGTCACCAGGAGAGAGGTTTTTTTGTGGGGGAATACTGATCAGTTCCTGCTGGGTCCTGTCTGCCGCGCACTGTTTCCAGGAGAG GTATCCTCCCCACCAGCTGAAGGTGGTCTTGGGCAGAACATACCGAGAGGTCCctggagagaaggagcagaaatTTGAAGTAGAAAAGTACATCACCCATAAGGAATTTGATGATGACACTTACAACAATGATATTG CACTGCTGAAATTGCAGTCGGATTCGCTACACTGTGCCCAGGAGAGCGACGCTGTCCGCACTGCCTGTCTCCCCGAAGCCGACCTGCAGCTGCCCGACTGGACAGAATGTGAGCTGTCTGGCTACGGAAAACACGAGGCGT CTTCTCCTTTCTATTCTGAGCGGCTGAAGGAGGCTCATGTCAGGCTGTACCCATCTAGCCGCTGCACATCACGGCATTTGTTTAACAAAACCATTACGAACAATATGCTGTGTGCCGGAGACACACGGAGTGGTGGAAACCAAGCAAACCTGCACGACGCCTGCCAG GGTGACTCAGGTGGCCCCTTGGTGTGCATGAAGGACAACCGCATGACCTTGGTTGGCATCATCAGCTGGGGCATTGGCTGTGGACAGAAAGATGTTCCAGGTATATATACCAAGGTTACTAATTACCTAGACTGGATTCAAGACAACATGCAACTGTGA